The Actinomycetota bacterium sequence GGCCAACAGCCGCATCCGTCCCGATCGCTCCACGGAGTGCAGGCCCGCCACGACACCACCGCCGTCGGCCTGCACGAAGATCGCGTGTTGGTCGAGATCGTCACCCGCGGCACTGATGTTGATGTCGATCGCGGTCCCTGGGGGGACGGCAACCTGCCGCCAGTCCTCCGGCGACACGGTGCTGGTCGCAGAGGCGGCGATGATCTCGACGGTCACGGGTTCGGAGGTGGGGTTCACCAGGTGCAGGACCTCGTGTCGCCCGCGGAGCGGACCGGTGGAGATCACCCACTGCGGGTCCACGTCAGGCTCGCCGAGCTGGATCGCGAACCCCGTGCGCTCGGGGTCGGGGTTGGTGATCCGCGTGGCCGCCGACACCACCACCGGGACGCCGTTGGCTGAGGTCACGGTCACGCCGGCCGAGCGGGCGTCTTCGGGGAGCGCTCCACGCAGGTCGATACGGCGGACCGACTCGCCGGGGACGGTCAACTCCTCCAGCCCCTCCGGTGGCGCCCCGCCATCCGGCGTGTGCACGGTGACCGCCAGGGACGCGGGGCTCTCGCTGGCGTTGGCCACCCACAGCCACGACTCGGCGTCGCCGGTACGGAACCACGGGATCGTCCAGGTGTCTTGCGGGGCGGGCGCCAGTGGCGCCAGCGTCAGGCCCTCGACGCCACCGACCGCGGGATCCACGCTCTGCCAGGCCTCGGCCACGACCCGCCCCGCACGCAACCGCACGACAGCGCCGAGGTCGGCGAGCTCGGGGGCGTGCTCGTTCAACGGGATGGTTTTCACAGTCCGGGCTGGGATCCCGACGTTCTTGAGCCGTTCGGGCCGCTGCACGCCGTCGGGTGTGAGGAGATCCACCGCCACCGCCGCGTCGACGTCGAAGGGGTTGACCAGGCTGAGGGCCGCCTGCGCCCCGCCGGCGGTGTTCACGCCGGGCAAGTACCAGGTCGGGCTCGGCTCGGCCACGCACGGCCCCTCGACCAGACCCGCCGGTTCACCGGCCTGTCCGCGGACCCATACCCGCGTGACCGCCGCGGGCGTGCGCCACCAGCGTGCCCAGACGCCGGCCTCCGTCCGCTCGGGCGGCAGGCCGTCCACCCGCAGACCTCCGGCGAAAACCTCGGCTTCCGCCCCACGGGAGATCTCTCCCCCACCGACGGTGTCGACACGGACGACCGACCCGGTGGCGCTCCCGGGCGGCACGGCGGTGATCACGAACATCCCATTGCCCGTGGCGGTGTCGCCCGCCGCGCAGTGCCACGTCCCGGACACGGCCGGCCCCGCCGCGGTGGTCGCAGGGGCGTCCGACGCCGCAGGGGTGAGGAGATCGAGCGTGACCCCGGCGACGATGCCGAGCGCCACCATGGCGAACGCGGTCGGGGTCGAGGTCGGCGCCCTCACCGGCGCTCCTCCACGAACCCCGGTGGGCGCAGCGTCAGGGAGACGGCCAGCAGCAGCATCATCAGCTGACCGATCATGGCCAGCGTCCGCCTCCGCTGCCGCGCGTAGGTCACCACCACCTGGTCGGCGGGACCGGTCACGGTGAAGCGGGCCAGACCGAACTGAGAGCCACCTTCCAACACCGCCCCGTCGGCGGTCGCACGCCATCCGGGATGGGCCTGTTCGGCCAGCAGCACCACCCCGGCAGACGGGACGGCCCCCGCGAAGGTGTCGTCCTCGGCGACGGTGAGCGGTCGGGGGCTGGCGTCGGGCGGGACCTCGCCGCGGCGGGCGACCGACACCGCGACCGCGGGCGAGACGTGGGCCGCCCGCGGCAGCCAGCGGCCGACGCGGTACAGCAAACCGTGCTCGACCGACTGCGGCTCGAGGTCGACCTGATCGTCGAGCGCCGCCTGCAGAGTCGGCGACCGTCCTCCCTCGGGCACGTAGACGTACAGGATGTTGGCGAGGCCCAGCCGCGACGCCGCTGCCGGGTTCGTGTGTGCGGCCGCGTCCGAGATCGCACGCTGCACCAGTTCCAGCAGCTCCGCCGGCCTCGGCGCTCCGTACCGCAGCATCGTCGGGCCATCCGAGCCCACCACGTCCCAACGGATGGCCCCGTGTTCTTCGCTCAGCACGAGGACGCGGTAGGGGCCCAAGGCGTCGTCTTCGGCACCGATGAAGGCGGGCAGAGCCGGCTCGCCGACCACGAATGCGTCCCACGGATCGGTGACCAGGTAGCCGGTCGCTGCCACGCCGCCGAAGACCACCGCCACCGCGGTCCCCGCCACGACGACCTGTCGCCACCCGAATGCGATCTCGCGCAGCACGTCTCCGGCGACGGTGAACGCGATCGCCAGCAACCCGGCGTACGCGAACGCCGCCAGCAGCAGCGGGAGGCCGGGCCACCCGACCGCCCCGTCACCGCTGGCCCCAAGACCCCACGCGGCCAGGACCGACAGCAGCACGACCGCCCACAGCGTGGCCACCGGAACGGGGCGACGCGGGTACCCGACGATCAGGCCCAGCAGGCCGGCCGCCAGGAACGCGACGCCGACCGCGAGCCCCGGGAAGCCGGGCAGCTGCGGGGACAGCGCCAGCCACCGCAGGAACGGTGACGGCATCGCGCCGGGGTCACCGAAGCCGCCCAGGACCGGTGAAGCCGACCCGACCAGGGAGGCCGACCACGGCAGCAGCAACAGCAGCGCCCCGACGACGACCACCACGATCCGGCCAGCGACACCCCGCCGGACCGCCGCCGGAGCAGGTGTGGCGACCACGACGACCAGTCCCACGGCGACGGCGGCGAGGAGCAGCGGCACCGTGGAGGGCTCGAAGGCGATCATCGCTGCGGTGACCAGAGCGGCGCCTGCCACCGCTCGCCAGGCGCTTGGCGGCGCGACCGCGAGGCTGGTCAGATGGGCTGCCGCCAAGGTCAGCGCCGGGATGGCGGCCGCGGTGACCAACCCACCGAGCCTTCCGGTGGTCAAGGCGGCCAGAACCGGAGGACTCAACGTGTAGGCGGACGCGGCCAGGACCCGTGGCACCCGAGCCGGGGTCAGCAGGCGGCCGGCGCGGAGCGTGAGCCACCACGTGACGGGGAGGAACCCGAACAGCAGCAGGCGCGGGGCCAACCAGGCCGACCCGAGAGCCAACATGCCCACCAGGCCCAGCAGGGCCTGCGCCGGTGACGGCGCCCCGGCCGAACCGAGCCCCCCCGCGTCGTTCCACCCCGAGGCGTACACCCGCAGGAACGTGCGCGACGTCGCCGGCCACGGGGCGACATCACCGCCGCGGAGCTCACCGCCACCCAGGAGTGGGACCGCGCTGATCAGGCCGACGACGGTCAGGATCATGGCGGCCACCAGGACCGGCTGCTGTCTGACCAGGCGCACGGCGCGCGGGCCGGGAGACACTTCGTCGGTCGCCCGCTCGTCGGGTGGGGACGGCAGCTCCAGCTCGCCGCCCGCGACCCGGTCGGCGATCGCCTCGGCGTAGGCCCCCAGCCGCGGCGCGGCGCGAGCGAACAACGGCCGCAGCTCGCCGTCGGTGCGGGTCCGGCTGTCCTGCACCGTCCGCCGCAGCCGGATGGTGCTGCCCAGGTTGCGGACGTTCCAGCCCCAGGCGCGCAGCGTCTGCCAGGCGTCGCTCAGCCGGCGGGCGGTGACGAAGGCCGCGACCTTGGCCCCACCGACCACGAAGAACAGCGGCAGGACATAGGCCAGCCGGGCCAGGCTGTAGCACTTGAGCATCGTCGCGAGCGTGTTGCGCTCAGCGAAGTACCGCGGGCCCAGCGGTGCGATCTCACCGAGCCGCTCGTAGTTGGAAGCCGCGCGAACGTGGCGCCCGACGGCAGCCGGTGCCACCTCGACGTCGCGGCCGGCCAGCCAGGCGCGCCAGCACAGGTCCAGATCGTCGCGGAACACGCGGTAGCGGCGGTCGAACCCACCGAGTTCCTCGAACAGCGTGCGGTCCACCAACATGGCTGCGCTGGACACGTACAGGACCGGCCGCACGCGGTCGCGCTGGCCCTGGTCGAGTTCGTCGGGCTCGAGCCCCGAGTCCGGGCGTCCTGTGGGGTCGATCGCCATCCCGACCTGCTGGAGCAACCGCGGGTCGTTGTACTGCAAGAGCTTGGGGCCGACCACCGCGACGTGCCCGTCGCCGTTGGCGTGGGCGACCAGACAGTCGACCGCGTCCGGCTCGAGGATCACATCGTCGTGCAACACCAACAGCCAGCGTGCATGCGAGGTGGCTGCCACGGCGCTGTCGAGGGCCATGCCGACCGCTCCACCGAAGCCGAGATCGCGGTCGGCCACCAGTACCCGTTCCATGCCGAGTCGCTCGCGGAGGATGTGGCGCGACCCGTCGGTGGAGCCGTTGTCGACGGCGACGACCTCGAGCGCCGGGTAGGTCTGCGCCTCCAAGGCCTCGAGGCACTCGCCCAGCCATGCAGCACCGTCGTGCGCGACGACGACGGCGAGAACGCGCGGACTGTCCAGCGCCGCTCCTTCTGGACCGCGTGACGATCACTCGCCGGACGGGTGCACTGCCCAAGCGCGACGCCCGCCGAGCTGGCGGGCGTTGGGAGGGCGACGCTAGCACACTCGGCGGCGAGCACACACCGAGCGGGGCGGCCGGCGCGTTCGCTGGCGGTCCTAGGAAGCGAGCCGCTTCAGCCGCCGGCGCTCCCGTTCACTCATGCCGCCCCAGATCCCGAAGCGCTCATCGTTGCGCAACGCGTACTGCAGGCATTCGTCGCGGACGCTGCATGCCGCGCAGATGCGTTTGGCGTCCCTGGTGGATCCGCCCTTCTCGGGGAAGAAGGCCTCCGGATCCGCATCCAGACACTTGGCATCAGCCATCCAGGGCGCCGGGCCGAGGTCGACCCCGTCCCGCAGGTCCCCGGTCACGGTCGCGGTGTCGGCTACCACAGTGCGCTCCTCGCTCTCGCGCGGACCGGTGCGGTGGCCGCACCGGAAGGGCGGCTCGGCGCTGAGTCCCACGCCGACCACCACGCTGGTGTAGTTACACCGACGTCGTTTCTAGCGGCGGAAGCGGGTGGCGTCAAGGGCCAAACCACGACAGGTTGTGGTCGCCGTCGATGCCCACCCCAATCCATGGGGTTCGATGCCCACCCCGATGCGTGCGGCGAGCGAGGATGGCGGCAGGTCCGGGCGCCGCTGCGCCGCCCTGGTCGGCCTTTCGAACTGTCAGGCTCGGACGCTGCGCCGGATCTCGCGCGCGGTCGCCACCCCGATCCCCTTGACCTCGACGAGCTCATCGATGGTCGCGGCACGGATCGCTTCCAGCGTTGGGAAGCGATCGAGGAGCGCCTGCGTCTTGGCGGCTCCCAGTCCCTTCACGTCGGCCAGCACCGCCTGCAGGTCCGAGCGGGCACCGTTCTCACCGCCGTGGGAAGCTGGCGTGCGGCCGGCCACGACCTCGCGCCCGGCGGCTGCCCGCTGATCGGCCCGGTGGTCGCCGGGGTGTGTGTGGGGCGCGGTGCCCGTGACCTCGGCCCCACTGTGATCGACGGCCGCGTCGGTCTCGCCGGCCGCCCACGACGTCGCGCGCTCGTGTTGGTCCCACGTCGTCGATGTCGCCTCGCCCCGAGGGTCGGACGCGAGCGCGTCGAGGAGAGCTGGCCCCCCGACCGGCCGCGGCTCAGGGTCGGTCGGGGGCTCGTGACCGAGGATCCGCTCTCGGGCGGCGTCGAGACGCCCCG is a genomic window containing:
- a CDS encoding WhiB family transcriptional regulator, producing the protein MADAKCLDADPEAFFPEKGGSTRDAKRICAACSVRDECLQYALRNDERFGIWGGMSERERRRLKRLAS